Proteins from a genomic interval of Trifolium pratense cultivar HEN17-A07 linkage group LG6, ARS_RC_1.1, whole genome shotgun sequence:
- the LOC123890151 gene encoding uncharacterized protein LOC123890151: protein MKLIVASIVGVVFGFFVGVSFPTLSLTKMNLPSSLFPSIDLTYVEDKYSKIQANSIWDAWDSLRGGDRNLFNELHKFYENTKIWVPSNPRGAERLPPRIVESESDFYLRRLWGLPHQDLSIQPRYLITFTVGYEQSANIDAAIKKFSENFTIVLFHYDGRVSEWDKFEWSKKAIHISARKQSKWWYAKRFLHPDIVAPYDYIFIWDEDLGLEHFDAEEYLKIVKKHGLEISQPGLDRSSDFTWEMTRKKDGGEVHRDAVEKDDWCSNPPKPPCAAFVEIMAPVFSRDAWRCVWYMIQNDLIHGWGIDFALRKCVDEPAHEKIGVVDTQWVIHQKVPSLGDQGQSEDGKEPWEGVRERCHREWSMFKERLANAEKDYLEAAN from the exons ATGAAGCTTATAGTAGCATCCATTGTTGGAGTTGTTTTTGGTTTCTTTGTAGGAGTATCCTTTCCAACACTATCATTAACTAAG ATGAATCTCCCATCAAGTCTTTTTCCATCCATTGATCTCACATATGTTGAGGACAAGTACTCCAAAATTCAAGCTAATTCTATTTGGGATGCTTGGGATTCATTGAGAGGTGGTGATAGAAACTTGTTCAATGAACTTCACAAATTCTATGAGAATACAAAG ATTTGGGTTCCTTCGAATCCTCGAGGAGCCGAAAGACTACCCCCTAGAATTGTAGAATCTGAATCAGATTTCTATCTTCGTCGGTTGTGGGGTTTACCACATCAG GACCTAAGTATCCAACCAAGGTATCTTATAACTTTTACTGTCGGGTATGAACAGAGTGCCAACATTGATGCTGCAATTAAAAAG TTCTCTGAGAACTTCACTATTGTGTTATTCCACTATGATGGTCGAGTTAGTGAATGGGATAAGTTTGAGTGGTCAAAGAAAGCAATTCATATCAGTGCTAGAAAGCAATCTAAATG GTGGTATGCTAAACGATTTCTACATCCTGACATTGTGGCTCCCTATGATTACATCTTCATTTGGGATGAGGATCTAGGCCTCGAGCATTTTGATGCAGAGGA GTACttgaaaattgtaaaaaaacatGGTTTGGAGATTTCACAGCCTGGTTTAGATCGAAGTAGTGATTTTACATGGGAAATGACAAGGAAAAAGGATGGTGGTGAAGTCCACAG GGATGCTGTGGAAAAAGATGATTGGTGTTCTAATCCACCAAAGCCACCTTGTGCTGC ATTTGTTGAGATAATGGCTCCAGTATTTTCAAGAGATGCATGGCGTTGTGTGTGGTATATGATACAG AATGACCTAATTCATGGATGGGGCATTGATTTTGCTCTTAGAAAATGTGTGGACGAg CCTGCTCATGAGAAAATTGGAGTTGTTGATACTCAATGGGTTATCCACCAAAAGGTTCCTTCACTTGGAGACCAG GGGCAATCGGAGGATGGAAAGGAACCTTGGGAAGGG GTGAGAGAGAGGTGTCATAGAGAATGGTCAATGTTCAAAGAGCGGTTGGCTAATGCAGAGAAGGATTATCTTGAAGCAGCAAATTAA
- the LOC123893108 gene encoding SUPPRESSOR OF GAMMA RESPONSE 1 isoform X2 — protein MSCWFFNKGAFAKKLKSTTLSLADQIKDCGAYCECPNCHYRIDNSDVSWPGLPLGTKFDPSDIELLEHLAAKCGVGNREPHLFIEEFIPTLEGDQGICYAHPENLPGAKKDGSSVHFFHRTMNAYSIGQRKRRKIHHQGLTEPHVRWHKTGKTKAIIENGVHMGFKKIMVLYIRSGNESKSYKSDWKMHQYHLGTDEDEKNGEYVVSKIFYKQVEKIEEKPMAEEHDDSITLRTNPTTPKPNPPNPPRTGKCVENDDNIDETAHLSFVEDAKSITVESRAPQSDIQDHGNAENSAWLAGVSQALEKSLYDDLDDILLCKEILDSSTLFDDFGLDSITTNGLAYYENKMTGNGNVTSGTSTSVLDTLELSNPPENLACLAGESQALENSEYKGLDDLLLCKEILDWSALLDDTGLDSITTKDIPYYDNRMTGNNNITSGTTSTSVLDTLELGTPPDFDLSNLTFGSQDSILDWVDRL, from the exons AT GAGCTGCTGGTTTTTTAACAAAGGGGCATTTGCAAAGAAATTGAAAAGCACTACACTCTCTTTAGCTGATCAGATCAAGGATTGCGGTGCATATTGCGAATGTCCAAACTGTCATTATCGTATAGACAACAGCGAT GTTTCGTGGCCTGGCCTTCCTCTTGGTACAAAGTTTGATCCTTCTGATATAGAACTATTGGAACATTTAGCAGCTAAATGTGGTGTTGGGAATAGAGAGCCTCACCTGTTTATTGAAGAGTTCATCCCAACATTGGAAGGAGACCAAGGCATTTGCTATGCACATCCTGAAAATCTTCCAG GTGCTAAGAAAGATGGGAGTAGTGTTCATTTCTTTCACAGAACAATGAATGCATATAGTATTGGTCAACGAAAGCGTCGAAAGATTCATCATCAAGGTTTGACTGAACCCCATGTACGCTGGCATAAGACTGGTAAAACCAAAGCTATAATAGAAAATGGAGTACATATGGGCTTTAAAAAGATCATGGTTCTATATATAAGATCTGGGAATGAATCCAAGTCCTACAAATCCGACTGGAAAATGCATCAGTACCATCTAGGGACTGATGAAGATGAGAAGAATGGAGAATATgtggtttcaaaaatattttataaacagGTTGAGAAAATCGAGGAGAAACCAATGGCTGAAGAACATGATGACAGTATAACATTGCGAACAAATCCAACGACTCCAAAACCAAATCCTCCAAATCCACCACGCACAGGAAAATGTGTTGAAAATGATGATAACATTGATGAAACTGCACATTTGTCATTTGTAGAG GATGCCAAGTCGATCACTGTAGAATCACGTGCCCCTCAATCTGATATTCAGGATCACGGCAATGCAGAAAACTCAGCATGGTTGGCTGGTGTATCACAGGCTTTGGAAAAATCCTTATATGATGACTTAGATGACATATTATTGTGCAAGGAGATTTTAGATTCATCTACTCTATTTGATGATTTTGGATTGGACTCAATCACTACCAATGGCCTTGCATATTATGAAAACAAAATGACGGGAAACGGTAATGTAACTAGTGGAACATCAACTTCTGTCCTGGATACATTGGAATTGAGTAATCCTCCAGAAAACTTGGCATGCTTGGCTGGTGAATCACAGGCTTTGGAAAATTCTGAATATAAAGGCTTGGATGACTTATTATTGTGCAAGGAGATTTTAGATTGGTCTGCTCTACTTGATGATACTGGATTGGACTCGATCACTACCAAGGACATTCCATACTATGATAACAGAATGACGGGAAACAATAATATAACTAGTGGAACAACATCAACTTCTGTTCTGGATACACTGGAATTGGGTACTCCTCCAGATTTTGATCTTTCG AATTTGACATTTGGTTCTCAAGACAGCATCCTTGACTGGGTGGACCGGTTATGA
- the LOC123893108 gene encoding SUPPRESSOR OF GAMMA RESPONSE 1 isoform X1: MARSCWFFNKGAFAKKLKSTTLSLADQIKDCGAYCECPNCHYRIDNSDVSWPGLPLGTKFDPSDIELLEHLAAKCGVGNREPHLFIEEFIPTLEGDQGICYAHPENLPGAKKDGSSVHFFHRTMNAYSIGQRKRRKIHHQGLTEPHVRWHKTGKTKAIIENGVHMGFKKIMVLYIRSGNESKSYKSDWKMHQYHLGTDEDEKNGEYVVSKIFYKQVEKIEEKPMAEEHDDSITLRTNPTTPKPNPPNPPRTGKCVENDDNIDETAHLSFVEDAKSITVESRAPQSDIQDHGNAENSAWLAGVSQALEKSLYDDLDDILLCKEILDSSTLFDDFGLDSITTNGLAYYENKMTGNGNVTSGTSTSVLDTLELSNPPENLACLAGESQALENSEYKGLDDLLLCKEILDWSALLDDTGLDSITTKDIPYYDNRMTGNNNITSGTTSTSVLDTLELGTPPDFDLSNLTFGSQDSILDWVDRL; this comes from the exons ATGGCTAG GAGCTGCTGGTTTTTTAACAAAGGGGCATTTGCAAAGAAATTGAAAAGCACTACACTCTCTTTAGCTGATCAGATCAAGGATTGCGGTGCATATTGCGAATGTCCAAACTGTCATTATCGTATAGACAACAGCGAT GTTTCGTGGCCTGGCCTTCCTCTTGGTACAAAGTTTGATCCTTCTGATATAGAACTATTGGAACATTTAGCAGCTAAATGTGGTGTTGGGAATAGAGAGCCTCACCTGTTTATTGAAGAGTTCATCCCAACATTGGAAGGAGACCAAGGCATTTGCTATGCACATCCTGAAAATCTTCCAG GTGCTAAGAAAGATGGGAGTAGTGTTCATTTCTTTCACAGAACAATGAATGCATATAGTATTGGTCAACGAAAGCGTCGAAAGATTCATCATCAAGGTTTGACTGAACCCCATGTACGCTGGCATAAGACTGGTAAAACCAAAGCTATAATAGAAAATGGAGTACATATGGGCTTTAAAAAGATCATGGTTCTATATATAAGATCTGGGAATGAATCCAAGTCCTACAAATCCGACTGGAAAATGCATCAGTACCATCTAGGGACTGATGAAGATGAGAAGAATGGAGAATATgtggtttcaaaaatattttataaacagGTTGAGAAAATCGAGGAGAAACCAATGGCTGAAGAACATGATGACAGTATAACATTGCGAACAAATCCAACGACTCCAAAACCAAATCCTCCAAATCCACCACGCACAGGAAAATGTGTTGAAAATGATGATAACATTGATGAAACTGCACATTTGTCATTTGTAGAG GATGCCAAGTCGATCACTGTAGAATCACGTGCCCCTCAATCTGATATTCAGGATCACGGCAATGCAGAAAACTCAGCATGGTTGGCTGGTGTATCACAGGCTTTGGAAAAATCCTTATATGATGACTTAGATGACATATTATTGTGCAAGGAGATTTTAGATTCATCTACTCTATTTGATGATTTTGGATTGGACTCAATCACTACCAATGGCCTTGCATATTATGAAAACAAAATGACGGGAAACGGTAATGTAACTAGTGGAACATCAACTTCTGTCCTGGATACATTGGAATTGAGTAATCCTCCAGAAAACTTGGCATGCTTGGCTGGTGAATCACAGGCTTTGGAAAATTCTGAATATAAAGGCTTGGATGACTTATTATTGTGCAAGGAGATTTTAGATTGGTCTGCTCTACTTGATGATACTGGATTGGACTCGATCACTACCAAGGACATTCCATACTATGATAACAGAATGACGGGAAACAATAATATAACTAGTGGAACAACATCAACTTCTGTTCTGGATACACTGGAATTGGGTACTCCTCCAGATTTTGATCTTTCG AATTTGACATTTGGTTCTCAAGACAGCATCCTTGACTGGGTGGACCGGTTATGA